The Cronobacter sakazakii genome has a window encoding:
- the nrdB gene encoding class Ia ribonucleoside-diphosphate reductase subunit beta produces the protein MAYTTFSQTKNDQLLEPMFFGQPVNVARYDQQKYEIFEKLIEKQLSFFWRPEEVDVSRDRIDFQALPEHEKHIFISNLKYQTLLDSIQGRSPNVALLPLISIPELETWVETWAFSETIHSRSYTHIIRNIVNDPAVVFDDIVTNEQILKRAEGISHYYDDLIEMTSYWHLLGEGTHSVNGKTVTVNLHELKKKLYLCLMSVNALEAIRFYVSFACSFAFAERELMEGNAKIIRLIARDEALHLTGTQHMLNLMRSGEDDPEMAAIAEECKQECYDLFVLAAQQEKEWAEYLFQGGSMIGLNKDILCQYVEYITNIRMQAVGLDLPFKTRSNPIPWINTWLVSDNVQVAPQEVEVSSYLVGQIDSEIDHDDLSSFQL, from the coding sequence ATGGCCTACACCACATTTTCACAGACGAAAAACGACCAGCTTCTTGAACCCATGTTTTTTGGCCAACCGGTCAACGTGGCGCGTTACGATCAGCAAAAATATGAAATTTTCGAAAAGCTTATCGAAAAGCAGCTGTCATTCTTCTGGCGTCCTGAAGAAGTGGACGTTTCCCGCGACCGCATCGATTTCCAGGCGCTGCCGGAGCATGAAAAACACATTTTCATCAGCAACCTGAAATACCAGACGCTGCTTGATTCCATCCAGGGCCGCAGCCCGAACGTGGCGCTGCTGCCGCTGATCTCCATCCCGGAGCTGGAAACCTGGGTCGAAACCTGGGCGTTTTCCGAGACCATTCACTCGCGCTCTTACACCCACATCATCCGCAATATCGTCAACGATCCGGCGGTGGTGTTTGACGATATCGTCACCAACGAGCAGATCTTAAAGCGCGCCGAAGGCATCTCGCATTACTACGACGATCTGATCGAGATGACCAGCTACTGGCACCTGCTGGGCGAAGGCACTCACAGCGTCAACGGCAAAACCGTGACCGTGAACCTGCACGAGCTTAAGAAAAAGCTCTACCTGTGCCTGATGAGCGTCAACGCGCTGGAAGCGATTCGCTTCTACGTCAGCTTCGCCTGCTCTTTCGCCTTCGCCGAGCGCGAACTGATGGAAGGCAACGCGAAAATCATCCGTCTGATTGCCCGCGACGAAGCGCTGCACCTGACCGGCACCCAGCACATGCTGAACCTGATGCGCAGCGGCGAAGACGATCCGGAAATGGCGGCGATTGCCGAAGAGTGCAAACAGGAGTGCTATGACCTGTTCGTGCTGGCGGCGCAGCAGGAGAAAGAGTGGGCGGAATACCTGTTCCAGGGCGGCTCCATGATCGGCCTGAACAAAGATATTCTGTGCCAGTACGTTGAGTACATCACCAATATCCGTATGCAGGCTGTCGGTCTGGATCTGCCGTTCAAAACCCGCTCCAACCCGATTCCGTGGATCAACACCTGGCTTGTGTCTGATAACGTGCAGGTAGCGCCGCAGGAAGTGGAAGTGAGCTCTTATCTGGTCGGCCAGATCGATTCTGAAATCGACCATGACGATCTGAGCAGCTTCCAGCTCTGA
- the nrdA gene encoding class 1a ribonucleoside-diphosphate reductase subunit alpha translates to MNQSLLVTKRDGSQERINLDKIHRVLDWAAEGLHNVSISQVELRSHIQFYDGIKTSDIHETIIKAAADLISRDAPDYQYLAARLAIFHLRKKAYGQFEPPKLYDHVVKMVELGKYDHHLLQDYSEEEFAQMDGFIDHWRDMNFSYAAVKQLEGKYLVQNRVTGEIYESAQFLYILVAACLFSNYPRETRLDYVKRFYDAVSTFKISLPTPIMSGVRTPTRQFSSCVMIECGDSLDSINATSSAIVKYVSQRAGIGINAGRIRALGSPIRGGEAFHTGCIPFYKHFQTAVKSCSQGGVRGGAATLFYPMWHLEVESLLVLKNNRGTEANRVRHMDYGVQINKLMYQRLLKGEDITLFSPSDVPGLYDAFFADQDEFERLYTKYEQDESIRKQRIKASELFSLMMQERASTGRIYIQNVDHCNTHSPFDPVVAPVRQSNLCLEIALPTKPLDDVNDENGEIALCTLSAFNLGAIESLDELEELSTLAVRALDALLDYQDYPIPAAKRGAMGRRTLGIGVINFAYYLAKHGVRYSDGSANNLTHKTFEAIQYYLLKASNELAKEQGACPWFNETTYSKGILPIDTYKKDLDAIASEPLHYDWESLRESIKTHGLRNSTLSALMPSETSSQISNATNGIEPPRGHISIKASKDGILRQVVPDYEQLKDQYELLWEMPGNDGYLQLVGIMQKFIDQSISANTNYDPTRFPSGKVPMQQLLKDLLTAYKLGVKTLYYQNTRDGAEDAQDDLAPSIQDDGCESGACKI, encoded by the coding sequence ATGAATCAGAGTCTGCTGGTAACAAAACGAGATGGCAGCCAGGAACGCATCAACCTGGATAAAATTCATCGTGTTCTGGACTGGGCTGCGGAAGGTCTGCATAACGTCTCCATCTCCCAGGTAGAGCTGCGTTCTCACATTCAGTTCTACGACGGCATCAAAACCTCCGATATTCATGAAACCATCATCAAGGCGGCGGCGGATCTTATTTCCCGCGACGCGCCGGACTATCAATACCTGGCCGCGCGCCTGGCGATTTTCCACCTGCGCAAAAAAGCCTACGGTCAGTTCGAGCCGCCGAAACTGTACGACCATGTCGTGAAGATGGTGGAGCTGGGTAAATATGACCACCACCTGCTGCAGGATTACAGCGAAGAAGAGTTTGCGCAGATGGACGGTTTTATCGACCACTGGCGCGATATGAACTTCTCCTACGCCGCCGTGAAGCAGCTTGAAGGGAAATACCTGGTCCAGAACCGCGTTACCGGTGAGATCTACGAAAGCGCGCAGTTCCTCTACATTCTCGTGGCGGCGTGCCTGTTCTCTAACTACCCGCGCGAAACCCGTCTGGATTACGTGAAGCGTTTCTACGATGCGGTCTCCACCTTTAAAATTTCGCTGCCGACGCCGATCATGTCCGGCGTGCGCACCCCGACCCGTCAGTTCAGCTCCTGCGTAATGATCGAGTGCGGCGACAGCCTGGATTCCATCAACGCCACTTCCAGCGCCATCGTGAAATACGTTTCCCAGCGCGCCGGTATCGGCATCAACGCGGGCCGCATCCGTGCGCTCGGCAGCCCAATCCGCGGCGGCGAAGCGTTCCACACCGGTTGCATTCCGTTCTACAAACATTTCCAGACGGCCGTGAAATCCTGCTCGCAGGGCGGCGTTCGCGGCGGCGCGGCCACCCTCTTCTACCCAATGTGGCATCTGGAAGTCGAAAGCCTGCTGGTGCTGAAAAACAACCGCGGTACCGAAGCGAACCGCGTGCGTCACATGGACTACGGCGTACAGATCAACAAGCTGATGTACCAGCGCCTGCTGAAAGGCGAAGACATCACGCTGTTCAGCCCGTCCGACGTGCCGGGCCTGTATGACGCGTTCTTCGCCGATCAGGACGAGTTCGAGCGTCTGTACACCAAATATGAGCAGGACGAGAGCATCCGCAAACAGCGCATTAAAGCGTCTGAGCTGTTCTCGCTGATGATGCAGGAGCGCGCCTCTACCGGCCGTATCTACATCCAGAACGTGGATCACTGCAACACCCATAGCCCGTTCGATCCGGTTGTCGCGCCGGTGCGTCAGTCTAACCTGTGCCTGGAAATCGCGCTGCCGACCAAACCGCTGGATGATGTAAACGACGAAAACGGTGAAATCGCGCTCTGCACCCTGTCTGCTTTCAACCTGGGCGCTATTGAGAGCCTGGACGAGCTGGAAGAGCTTTCTACGCTGGCAGTTCGTGCGCTGGACGCCCTGCTGGATTACCAGGATTACCCGATTCCGGCGGCTAAACGCGGCGCGATGGGCCGTCGTACTCTCGGCATCGGCGTGATTAACTTCGCTTACTATCTCGCGAAGCACGGCGTGCGTTACTCCGACGGCAGCGCCAACAATCTGACGCACAAAACGTTCGAAGCGATTCAGTACTACCTGCTGAAAGCCTCTAACGAGCTGGCGAAAGAGCAAGGCGCATGCCCGTGGTTCAATGAAACCACCTACAGCAAAGGCATTCTGCCGATCGACACCTACAAGAAAGATCTGGATGCGATCGCCAGCGAGCCGCTGCATTACGACTGGGAAAGCCTGCGCGAATCCATCAAGACGCACGGCCTGCGTAACTCCACGCTGTCCGCGCTGATGCCGTCCGAGACCTCTTCGCAGATCTCCAACGCCACCAACGGCATTGAGCCGCCGCGCGGCCACATCAGCATCAAGGCGTCGAAAGACGGTATCCTGCGTCAGGTGGTGCCGGACTACGAACAGCTGAAAGATCAGTACGAACTGCTGTGGGAAATGCCGGGCAACGACGGCTATCTGCAGCTGGTGGGCATCATGCAGAAGTTCATCGACCAGTCGATTTCTGCTAACACCAACTACGATCCGACACGCTTCCCGTCAGGTAAAGTGCCGATGCAGCAGTTGCTGAAAGACCTGCTCACCGCTTATAAGCTCGGTGTGAAGACGCTGTATTATCAGAACACCCGCGATGGCGCGGAAGATGCCCAGGACGACCTGGCGCCATCCATTCAGGATGACGGCTGCGAAAGCGGCGCATGTAAAATCTAA
- the yfaE gene encoding class I ribonucleotide reductase maintenance protein YfaE, translated as MGRITLRVTGTELSCPDEHPSLLVALESHAVTVEYQCREGYCGSCRCKLVAGQVQWLTKPLAFIQEGEILPCCCKPQGDIEIEM; from the coding sequence ATGGGTCGCATTACGCTTCGCGTGACGGGCACCGAGCTGTCGTGCCCGGACGAGCACCCTTCCCTGCTGGTGGCGCTGGAGTCACACGCGGTGACGGTAGAGTACCAGTGCCGTGAAGGCTATTGCGGCTCGTGCCGCTGCAAACTGGTCGCAGGCCAGGTGCAGTGGCTGACCAAACCGCTGGCGTTTATTCAGGAAGGCGAGATTTTGCCCTGCTGCTGTAAACCGCAGGGCGATATTGAGATTGAGATGTAA
- the ubiG gene encoding bifunctional 2-polyprenyl-6-hydroxyphenol methylase/3-demethylubiquinol 3-O-methyltransferase UbiG — MNAEKPPVAHNVDLEEIAKFEAVASRWWDTEGEFKPLHRINPLRLGYIAERAGGLFGKKVLDVGCGGGILSESMAREGANVTGLDMGAEPLAVARLHALESGVELNYVQQTVEEHAAQHAGAYDVVTCMEMLEHVPDPRSVVQACAQLVKPGGHVFFSTLNRNAKSWLMAVVGAEYVLRMVPKGTHDAKKFIRPSELLAWVDETPLEERHIIGLHYNPLTNRFKLAPGVDVNYMLHTQAKKPV; from the coding sequence ATGAATGCTGAAAAACCGCCCGTTGCGCACAACGTAGACTTAGAAGAAATCGCCAAATTTGAAGCTGTCGCTTCGCGCTGGTGGGACACTGAAGGGGAATTTAAACCGCTGCATCGCATTAACCCGCTGCGTCTTGGCTATATCGCCGAACGCGCCGGTGGCCTGTTCGGGAAAAAAGTGCTGGATGTCGGCTGCGGCGGCGGCATTCTCTCAGAGAGTATGGCGCGCGAAGGGGCGAACGTCACGGGGCTCGATATGGGCGCGGAGCCGTTGGCGGTGGCGCGTCTACACGCGCTGGAAAGCGGCGTTGAGCTTAACTATGTTCAGCAGACCGTGGAAGAACACGCCGCGCAGCATGCCGGCGCCTATGACGTGGTGACCTGCATGGAGATGCTCGAACACGTGCCGGACCCGCGCTCGGTGGTGCAGGCCTGCGCTCAACTCGTAAAGCCCGGCGGCCACGTCTTTTTCTCCACGCTTAACCGCAACGCCAAATCCTGGCTGATGGCGGTGGTAGGCGCAGAATATGTGCTGCGCATGGTGCCCAAAGGCACGCACGATGCCAAAAAATTCATTCGCCCTTCCGAACTGCTGGCCTGGGTGGATGAAACCCCGCTGGAAGAGCGTCATATCATCGGTCTGCACTACAATCCGCTGACCAACCGCTTTAAGCTCGCGCCGGGCGTTGATGTTAACTATATGTTGCATACACAGGCTAAAAAACCTGTCTGA